agataggaaaATCAGGAAGAAAGCACATGTTCCAAATCAGTATCAGTGTGAGGATGCTTGAGAGGAAGAAAACACTTATTGGCAATGGCAAAACATTGAAAGAACTTGGAAAATAACACTCAGTGCCATTCAAGGAAAATACTCACCTGGTGATGCATGCTCTCACACGTGGAGAATGGGATCAGCACTGAGACAGGGGCAAGCTGCTTGTGTTCCAAGGGTCTGGGCATGAGGGAGAAAACATAAATGTCCTTCAGAAAGAGAATTAAAGTACTGGGAGAGTTCCTGAGAGTTGTTGTGTTTGGTCTCCTGTAGCCAGAGGGTGGCTGGATACCAGCACTGAACTCACAGAGCCCTCGTGTGCTGCCTGTTGGATCAGAGTAACCAATATCCAGGATAAAacatggagtggtttgggttgaagggaccctaaagataCCCAGTTCCATGGCAGAATGTACAAGTAGAAAGCACTGGAAAGGATTCTCTCAAGTGTGGAAGGAATTTTCAATGAGTAATAGTACTCGAGAGGGCATTTGTCAGGAATTCTGGGGATAAGCTTCTTCTGGAAAGCTTTACTGAATAAACATTACAGGCCAACTCCCAGGAGAGTTTGCTTTGTGCCCTTGTTTCAATATTGAAGGTGCATGTGGTTTTGCCTATTATATTagttggttttctttatttacataattattaatttctgtCACTCATGAGCTTTCTTAAGACTTGTTGCTTTtgttctgagaagctgagacaAACTTCCTGAAAAACAACAGAATATCCATTCCCATTTGGAAGCTGGGATGAGTGCTGAACCTGTGACACTCCTGCCTGCATGTTGACAGTCAGCTTTGCTCAAAATCCCTTCACCCGTGCCCAGTGACATTTCATAcactccctgcactgctttgcTGGTTGTTCTCCTCTCTCTAATTTCAGTAGAAAAGACCCAAGATACATTTAACAACGGGAAAAGTCTTATCACCTTTAAAGTTGTCCATTAATCACACAAGGGGGTGACAGCAGCTCTTCTGGTCAGTTTGGAGGGAGCTTGATGTTGCTTTAGGAGCTCTCCTCCCTCCAGATTTCGGTGCTGTGGgctttggctgtgtgcagtgctgcagcaaaggctgcagggtggggagccTGTGtgtgcttcagagctgctttgtAATTTGTGCCACGATAAAAATCAGTGCCTGGGTCATGGGCAGCTCGGGAAGAGGAACCCAGAGTTCACACAAAGCCCTCTCTCTCTGGTTTCACTTTGGAACTTACAGGGTAAAGCAAAGTGATCCTTGAAGTTTTGAAATGTTGCGCTCAGTTCAcgatttttaaattttatttttgtggtttgaGCTTGCCCAGCTGCCTTAAACTTTGGATACAGCTACTGGAATAGCCATGGTGGTGTGTGCCTGTTCCCCCACCCAGCTGACTGCTTGAATCAGACTTTCTGAACCTTGCTCTTACATGTTTTTATAAAGGCTCCAAGTGTGGGAACTGGCACTGTCAAAGGAAGATTATAGATCATTCACTTTTTAACAAGAGACTGAAATTCCAAAACCTAAATTGAGGTCTCTGAAAGGGTgagaaatgctggaaaaataTGAGGAAGAGTTTCCATAACAAGTGAACAACAAGGTTTTAAAgtccagcacaggcagctgtggTAGAAATGCACTTTGCAGATAACAGAAAGACTTGGACCAGAGACCAAAGTGTAATTCTAGGAATGAAGAAATCCCCAATCTGAGAGTTGAATTCATGCTATCCAAAGCTGATTAATAAGAATTCCTCTTCATTTGCATGCATTGATGATGTTaatataacaataaaaaaaattagtctcATTAATGCCTCTTAAATTCTGGGGAGAGGTGGGCTGGAGAACTTCAGGATACAGCTGTCTGTGCCCCCCCAGGAAAGAACTGTCCCCAGCTCTCAGTTTCTGCCCCTCTTCTACTCACTGCACAGTAAATTTTGGGCAAAGCCAGGCAGAGTGAGCTCACCAGTGTGCGCTGATCCAGCAGGATGCAAAGATGCatggcacaaacacaggaagTTGCTTAGGTTTTAGTTTTCAGACATAATTGATTGCTTCAGAGTTATTTAGTGGAGCAGCTGGTTTGTTTCTGCAAGTAGTCATGGGAGGAATAGAGAACCCACAGCTGGCATGGGATATCCATCCCATAGTTACTGGTTTGAGAAAACTGGTTTAGAACCCATTGTGGGAAGGGAATGAAGGAGGCACGAAGTGAAACAGAATGAGGGAAACTGGCAGGAGGAATTGCTGGTTCACCTTTGAGGTTGGTTATGGATCCTTGTCACGTGGCAAAGGGAAAGCTTGAGTTCTTTGGGGTACATGTTCTGGTTCAATATTGGGTGTGTTTCCTAGCATGGAAATCCACATCCATGTCTTTATTGCAAACCTTGTCCTGTTCCATGCAAGCTGCTCTCTccactgcagctcagctgtgcccattcccattcccatatCCTAATCACAAAGTTATTGGCAACCACCATTGTGGGAAGGGAATGAAGGAAGCATGAAGTGAAACCGAATGAGGGAAACTGGCAGGAGGAATTGCTGGTTCACCTTTGAGGTTGCTTATGGATCCTCGTCATGTGGGAAAACTGAAGTTCTTTGGGGTACATGTTCTGGTTTAATATTGGATGTATTTCCTGCTTTGACCTCCAGCTCTTTCCCAAAAGCATGGAAAACCATGTTCTGGTTTAATATTGGCTATGTTTCTTAGCATGGAAATCCACATCCATGTCTTTATTGCAAACCTCATCCTGTTCCCATACAAGCTGCTCTCCccactgcagctcagctgtgcccatACCCATTATCACATCCTAATCACAAAACTCTCCTTATTTTTCTAGGATTACCTTCCCTCACAGCAAGACATCCTGCTGGCACGAAGGCCCACCAAGGGGATTCACGAGTACGACTTTGAAATCAAAAATGTCCCTTTCAAGATGGTCGACGTGGGCGGCCAGAGGTCGGAGCGGAAGCGATGGTTCGAGTGCTTTGACAGTGTCACATCCATTTTGTTCCTGGTGTCCTCCAGTGAGTTTGACCAAGTGCTGATGGAGGACAGACAGACGAATCGCCTGACGGAGTCCCTGAACATTTTTGAAACGATAGTCAACAACCGGGTGTTCAGCAACGTCTCCATCATCCTCTTCTTGAACAAAACGGACTTGCTTGAGGAAAAAGTACAGAAAGTCAGCATCAAAGACTATTTCCCAGAGTTTGAAGGGGATCCCCACTGCTTAACAGATGTCCAGAAATTCCTGGTGGATTGTTTTCGCACGAAACGCCGGGACCAGCAGCAGAAGCCGCTGTACCACCACTTCACCACTGCCATTAACACAGAGAACATCCGGCTAGTGTTCCGTGACGTTAAAGATACCATCCTGCACGACAACCTCAAGCAGCTGATGCTACAGTGATGTGCAAAAAGACTGCTTTGTTTCAGTAActcttgtgtgttttttttttttttaactagaagTTTACAGCAGGAGTAGAGAAATCCAGATCCTGTCAGACTTCTTGATATGTGgctgaaagctgctgctgaacaCATTATTGCCAatttctgcagaaattcagGCTTAATCTCTTCCAGTGTAGCTTCAAGTTGACTCAAGTTGTAATTTTATAGCAGACCTATGTCTAAGTTACCTGTAAAGTGGTAAATTTGACCTTTTACCAACATGTGTATTATCCTAGAAAATCCAGAATTCCAAGTTGACACGTCAATGAAATTGTTGCAATTATTAGACTGTGGCAGTAATTTAAGgtgggggggaagagagagagaaacttCTCACATCTGATTTCATTGTGAAAACTGTGATACCATAGCTGACTTATGATTTCTCAGGTCTGTTTTTGGTTAGAAATCCCATCAGATCCCTTGCTGGAATCATCTCTTTGCAGCCCGTTCCTGGGTGTAGCCTACTTCCTGCTTAAGTATAAACCATGGCATTGGGATGGAATAGGAGATGCTTcaaaaatatggaaaatcaGGAGTTTCAGACATATCAGGAAGTGCTGAGTGCAGTGATGAGGGATTCCTGGT
This DNA window, taken from Ammospiza caudacuta isolate bAmmCau1 chromosome 19, bAmmCau1.pri, whole genome shotgun sequence, encodes the following:
- the GNA13 gene encoding guanine nucleotide-binding protein subunit alpha-13; the encoded protein is MADFLPSRSALSGCFPGCLLTSGEAEQQRKSKEIDKCLNREKTYVKRLVKILLLGAGESGKSTFLKQMRIIHGQDWDRAAREEFRATIYSNVIKGVRVLVDAREKLHIPWGNPANQSNGDKVMAFDTRAVTVVQGMVETSVFLDYLPAIRALWADSGIQHAYDRRREFQLGESVKYFLDNLDKLGEQDYLPSQQDILLARRPTKGIHEYDFEIKNVPFKMVDVGGQRSERKRWFECFDSVTSILFLVSSSEFDQVLMEDRQTNRLTESLNIFETIVNNRVFSNVSIILFLNKTDLLEEKVQKVSIKDYFPEFEGDPHCLTDVQKFLVDCFRTKRRDQQQKPLYHHFTTAINTENIRLVFRDVKDTILHDNLKQLMLQ